A genome region from Polyodon spathula isolate WHYD16114869_AA chromosome 19, ASM1765450v1, whole genome shotgun sequence includes the following:
- the rnf141 gene encoding RING finger protein 141: MEDNFHTSGSLDQVQKKKTMGQQISNQTHTVLNKLPDKVVKHASLVRESGALSYEEFLGRVAELNDVTAKLGAGQEKHLLFEVQTGSDSSALWKVAVRIVCTKINKATGTIESSRIMNLYQFIQLYKDITSQAAGVLELGATSEGTSEDLSSVSSCQASIWMGRVKQLTDEEECCICMDGRADLILPCAHIFCQKCIDKWSDRNRNCPVCRLQVTAASESWIMSDAPTEHDIASYILNLADEAGQPHRP, encoded by the exons ATGGAAGATAACTTTCACACCAGTGGTTCCCTTGatcaagtacaaaaaaaaaaaacgatgggTCAGCAGATTTCAAACCAAACTCACACTGTCCTCAACAAGCTGCCAGACAAGGTGGTGAAACACGCGTCCTTGGTACGGGAGAGTGGCGCTCTCTCCTACGAAGAATTCTTGGGGAGAGTAGCAGAACTTAATGATGT CACCGCAAAACTGGGTGCTGGCCAAGAGAAGCATTTGCTGTTTGAGGTTCAGACTGGATCTGACTCCTCTGCTCTTTGGAAGGTTGCTGTCAGGATAGTTTGCACTAAG aTTAACAAGGCTACTGGGACTATTGAATCATCTAGAATAATGAACTTGTATCAGTTCATCCAGCTTTACAAAGACATCACCAGTCAGGCAGCTGGGGTTCTGGAATTAGGAGCTACATCTGAGGGAACTTCTGAGGATCTTTCTTCAGTGTCATCTTGTCAAGCCAGTATCTGGATGGGCAG GGTGAAGCAGCTGACAGATGAAGAGGAGTGTTGCATCTGTATGGATGGTAGAGCAGACCTGATCTTGCCTTGTGCTCACATCTTCTGTCAAAAATGCATTGATAAATG gaGTGACCGCAATCGAAACTGCCCTGTTTGCCGCTTGCAGGTTACTGCAGCCAGTGAATCTTGGATAATGTCTGATGCACCAACAGAGCACGATATAGCAAGCTATATTCTGAACCTGGCGGATGAGGCAGGGCAACCACATAGACCCTGA
- the LOC121294419 gene encoding lymphatic vessel endothelial hyaluronic acid receptor 1-like, which produces MAKVWLIVFLFFALVISVLLQNPNNIKDLVVSTNCRISGVFLVSLGKDYRLNATYAKFTCQSLGVTLATKGHVKKASEHGLETCRFGWIVENVAVVPRIKPLPNCGQNRSGVLEWRAPLEKLFDAYCFNSTDTMTNSCAPITHTTASSTPITTELREEKTSPTWKSPLTTSTKLKMDTSAIPVTQSPRSQTTKAGPSSSQPTNAQPSSTQATNAQYSSLQPTNAQPSSPQATNAQYSSSQTTNAQSQSSLTTSTSDHIEPMDPNGNADTSVHSKGTQFGALQSGLLVLAIIFFLTALTTGVCYFKQYKKTLPVVDGNQLKECIETELWKDNQVDENEQEQEQTEYQEQAENLKDSNGAKDISVTVPHETNTQD; this is translated from the exons ATGGCAAAAGTTTGGCtgattgtttttctcttttttgcgTTGGTTATTTCAGTCCTGCTGCAGAACCCAAACAATATAAAAG atCTAGTTGTCTCTACTAACTGCAGAATTTCAGGTGTGTTCTTGGTATCATTAGGAAAAGATTACAGACTCAATGCAACCTATGCTAAATTTACATGTCAGTCCTTAGGAGTTACTTTGGCAACAAAAGGTCATGTCAAAAAGGCTTCCGAACATGGCTTAGAAACATGccg GTTTGGCTGGATTGTTGAAAATGTGGCTGTGGTCCCTCGAATAAAACCTCTTCCCAACTGTGGTCAAAATAGGAGTGGAGTATTAGAATGGCGTGCGCCATTAGAAAAACTATTTGATGCCTACTGCTTCAATTCAACAG ATACAATGACAAACTCTTGTGCACCCATAACGCACACCACAGCATCTTCCACTCCGATAACAACAGAATTAAGAGAAGAGAAAACATCACCAACTTGGAAGTCTCCATTGACTACCTCTACAAAACTGAAGATGGACACAAGTGCTATTCCTGTAACACAGTCTCCGCGATCACAAACCACTAAAGCAGGGCCTTCATCATCACAGCCCACTAATGCCCAGCCTTCGTCAACACAAGCCACTAATGCACAGTATTCATCATTACAGCCTACTAATGCACAGCCTTCATCACCACAAGCCACTAATGCACAGTATTCATCATCACAGACCACTAATGCACAGTCTCAGTCATCACTGACCACTAGTACATCTGACCACATTGAACCAATGGACCCCAATGGAAATGCAGACACATCTGTACATAGTAAAGGAACTCAGTTTGGAG CATTACAATCTGGATTACTTGTTCTGGCTATCATATTCTTCTTAACAGCTTTGACCACAGGGGTCTGCTATTTCAAACA gtaCAAGAAAACACTTCCAGTAGTGGATGGTAATCAGCTAAAGGAGTGCATTGAAACCGAACTCTGGAAAGACAACCAAGTTGACGAGAacgaacaagaacaagaacagacAGAATACCAGGAGCAGGCTGAAAATCTCAAAGACAGCAATGGTGCCAAAGACATAAGCGTGACAGTTCCtcatgaaacaaacacacaggattga